In Pan paniscus chromosome 13, NHGRI_mPanPan1-v2.0_pri, whole genome shotgun sequence, one DNA window encodes the following:
- the LOC117979291 gene encoding small ribosomal subunit protein uS14-like: MGHQELYWSRPRKFGRGSRSCRVCSNQHGLIRKYGLSKCSQCFRQYAKDIGFIKLNLMIFLQRIIQGIYPMKNHDTFLYIK; this comes from the coding sequence ATGGGTCACCAAGAACTGTACTGGAGCCGCCCGCGAAAATTTGGCCGGGGTTCTCGCTCTTGTCGTGTCTGTTCAAACCAGCACGGTCTGATCCGGAAATACGGCCTCAGTAAGTGCAGCCAGTGTTTCCGTCAGTATGCGAAGGATATCGGTTTCATTAAGTTGAACTTAATGATCTTCCTTCAAAGGATAATCCAAGGCATCTACCCAATGAAAAACCATGATACttttttgtacataaaataa